The following proteins are co-located in the Pseudomonas sp. DY-1 genome:
- a CDS encoding ABC transporter permease: MTATWIFDYGKLLLSGLGTTLLILVISAGLGFVLALLVALARMSRNPLLAGTSLAYTSVIRGTPLLVQIYIFYYGLGSLFAQFPLIRGSFLWPYLRDGFWYIVFALVLSVGAYVGEVIRGGMKSVPRGELEAAAAFGMRQRLVLFRVWLPRAIRLLLPTLAGETVMLLKSTALASTVAVVDLLGAANVVRAQTFQIYQPLLLVAGIYVCLTFMIETGFGLAERRSMFRRAN, encoded by the coding sequence ATGACCGCTACCTGGATATTCGACTACGGCAAACTGCTGCTCAGCGGCCTTGGCACCACCTTGCTCATCCTCGTCATCTCCGCGGGGCTGGGCTTTGTCCTGGCGCTGTTGGTGGCGTTGGCGCGGATGTCGCGCAATCCGTTGCTGGCGGGGACGAGCCTTGCCTACACCAGCGTGATTCGCGGGACGCCGCTACTGGTGCAGATCTACATCTTCTACTACGGACTGGGCAGCCTGTTTGCCCAGTTCCCGTTGATTCGTGGCAGCTTCCTCTGGCCCTACCTGCGTGATGGCTTCTGGTACATCGTCTTCGCTCTTGTGCTCTCGGTGGGAGCCTATGTCGGCGAAGTCATTCGTGGCGGCATGAAGTCCGTGCCCAGGGGCGAACTGGAGGCCGCGGCGGCTTTCGGCATGCGCCAGCGCTTGGTGCTGTTCCGGGTCTGGCTGCCCAGGGCAATTCGCCTGTTGCTACCGACCCTGGCCGGCGAAACGGTGATGCTGCTCAAGTCCACCGCCCTGGCCTCCACCGTTGCCGTGGTTGATCTGCTGGGGGCCGCCAACGTGGTGCGTGCCCAGACCTTCCAGATCTACCAGCCGCTGTTGCTTGTCGCGGGTATCTACGTCTGCCTGACGTTCATGATCGAGACCGGGTTTGGCCTGGCGGAGCGACGAAGCATGTTTCGTCGGGCGAATTAA
- a CDS encoding ABC transporter permease encodes MQSYFELVGFGAQGWGPALLKGLLVTLQISVGAFLVGMLIGLAVAMGKLNGPRPVAQLMRGYTTLCRAIPELLLILLLYYVGSMGLNQLFAWLGYGDLKLNGTVVAIAVLGLVQGAYASEIFRGAIQAIPHGQIEAARAFGLSGFGLFRRVTLPIMAPNALAGMANLWVNLIKDSALISVVGTNELLFTAKQAAGSTRHYLTFYLTAAAFYYLLTVLSNLFSGWLERRFRRWTPSV; translated from the coding sequence ATGCAGTCTTACTTTGAACTGGTCGGCTTCGGTGCCCAGGGTTGGGGACCGGCGCTGCTCAAAGGGTTGTTGGTAACCCTGCAGATTTCCGTCGGCGCCTTCCTGGTGGGCATGCTGATCGGCCTGGCGGTTGCCATGGGCAAGCTCAACGGCCCGCGCCCAGTGGCGCAGCTGATGCGTGGCTACACCACCCTTTGCCGCGCAATACCCGAGCTGCTGCTGATTCTGCTCCTCTACTACGTGGGGTCGATGGGGCTCAACCAGCTGTTCGCCTGGCTCGGCTACGGCGACCTCAAACTCAACGGCACCGTGGTGGCCATCGCTGTGCTCGGACTGGTGCAGGGTGCTTATGCCTCGGAGATCTTCCGGGGGGCCATCCAGGCTATTCCCCATGGGCAGATCGAGGCTGCACGGGCCTTCGGCTTGAGCGGGTTCGGCCTGTTCCGCCGGGTGACCTTGCCGATCATGGCGCCCAATGCGCTGGCCGGCATGGCCAACCTCTGGGTCAACCTGATCAAGGACAGTGCCCTTATCAGCGTCGTCGGCACCAACGAACTGCTTTTCACGGCCAAGCAGGCGGCCGGCTCGACTCGCCACTACCTGACCTTCTACCTCACCGCCGCAGCCTTCTATTACCTGCTGACGGTGCTCTCCAACCTGTTTTCCGGCTGGCTCGAACGGCGCTTCCGCCGCTGGACCCCGTCGGTGTGA
- a CDS encoding transporter substrate-binding domain-containing protein — protein sequence MKKSQLARWMAGAVMLMAGAAGAQAETLRFAMAAEPYPPFSSKQPDGQWAGFEPDLIRALCAQMQAQCEIDEVAWDGLIPALMAKKVDVIFNSMSVTEEREKQIAFSRAYYDTPVAVAAPAALDVTVSPEGLKGKVVGVQLSTVSSNYLKQHYEGIADVRYYDTQDSVNADLVAGRIDLMMADGIAVSAFVKSPDAQAAGIENKGEVPYDPLFGRGVGAGLRKDDVALKAKLDEAIGKLLASEDYKTISAKYFDVSVAPKQ from the coding sequence ATGAAGAAGTCTCAACTGGCACGTTGGATGGCGGGTGCGGTAATGCTCATGGCTGGCGCGGCGGGCGCGCAGGCCGAAACCCTGAGGTTCGCGATGGCGGCGGAACCGTATCCACCGTTTTCCAGCAAGCAGCCCGACGGCCAGTGGGCAGGCTTCGAACCGGACCTGATCCGCGCCCTCTGCGCGCAGATGCAGGCCCAGTGCGAGATCGACGAGGTGGCCTGGGATGGCCTGATTCCAGCCCTGATGGCGAAGAAGGTGGATGTGATCTTCAACTCCATGTCCGTCACTGAGGAGCGCGAGAAGCAGATCGCCTTCAGCCGCGCCTACTACGACACCCCGGTTGCAGTGGCCGCGCCTGCTGCGCTGGACGTCACCGTCAGTCCCGAAGGTCTGAAAGGAAAGGTGGTCGGCGTGCAGCTCTCCACTGTCAGCTCCAACTACCTGAAGCAGCACTACGAAGGCATCGCCGACGTGCGCTACTACGACACCCAGGATTCGGTGAACGCCGATCTGGTGGCAGGACGTATCGACCTGATGATGGCCGACGGGATCGCCGTCAGCGCCTTCGTCAAATCTCCCGATGCCCAGGCTGCCGGAATCGAGAACAAGGGCGAGGTGCCCTACGATCCGTTGTTCGGTCGCGGCGTGGGGGCCGGCCTGCGCAAGGACGACGTCGCCCTCAAGGCGAAGCTCGACGAAGCCATCGGCAAGCTGCTGGCCAGTGAGGACTACAAGACCATCTCCGCCAAGTACTTCGACGTCAGCGTCGCGCCGAAGCAGTGA
- a CDS encoding aminotransferase class I/II-fold pyridoxal phosphate-dependent enzyme, protein MRFASLVERMAGPGTAAWDIHYAAIAAQRAGEDVIVLSIGDPDFATPEPITTAAIQALQAGDTHYCDVAGRPELRQAIADLHGRLTGRPVSADSAILVAGAQNGLYAAAMCLLEAGDEVIVFDPVYVTYEATLKATGATLVRVPCPAEGGFRPDLDALRSAMSERTRAIFFANPNNPTGVVLNTEEMQAIAELAQQHDLWVVVDEVYESLAFEQPHQYFATLPGMHERTVSIGSLSKSHAMTGWRTGWVVAAPELVAHIENLALNVLYGLPGFVQEAALTAVRAYDQVTGEMRELYRRRRDLVVDALQQCAPLKVLKPEAGMFVLLDVRGSGLSSLDFAWRLFRETGVSVLDAAAFGPSAAGFVRLSYSLGEAQLADACARIRRFASTLGTGSIIEVRSAASVDIQSAKVERPKMVEVDSIHKRFGQFEVLKGVSLTAREGGVVSLIGASGSGKSTLLRCINMLEIPNQGTVTVDGESIRLTTSRIGEPMVADQKQLTRIRSRLGMVFQSFNLWPHRTVLENLIEAPIQVLRESRAEAIERAEALLERVGLAAKRHEYPSFLSGGQQQRVAIARALAVEPKVMLFDEPTSALDPELVGEVLRVIRSLAEEGRTMILVTHEMAFARDVSSHVAFLHQGRIEEEGSPQEVFLRPRSERCRQFVTAHQNR, encoded by the coding sequence ATGCGTTTCGCTTCGCTTGTGGAGAGAATGGCAGGGCCAGGCACCGCCGCCTGGGATATTCACTACGCGGCCATCGCCGCTCAACGTGCAGGCGAGGACGTCATCGTTCTCAGCATTGGCGACCCGGATTTCGCCACGCCAGAACCCATCACTACAGCTGCCATCCAGGCCTTGCAGGCCGGTGACACCCATTACTGTGACGTCGCCGGCCGCCCCGAGCTGCGCCAGGCCATCGCCGATCTGCACGGTCGCCTGACCGGCCGACCGGTGTCGGCAGACAGCGCGATCCTCGTGGCCGGCGCACAGAACGGACTCTATGCCGCGGCCATGTGCCTGCTGGAAGCCGGTGATGAAGTCATCGTCTTCGATCCGGTCTACGTCACCTACGAAGCTACGTTGAAGGCTACCGGGGCTACCCTGGTGCGGGTCCCGTGTCCGGCGGAGGGTGGTTTCCGGCCTGACCTCGACGCCTTGCGCTCAGCCATGAGTGAACGTACCCGCGCGATCTTCTTCGCCAACCCCAACAATCCGACCGGCGTGGTGCTCAATACCGAGGAAATGCAGGCTATCGCCGAACTGGCGCAGCAGCATGACCTGTGGGTCGTTGTGGATGAGGTCTACGAGAGCCTGGCCTTCGAACAGCCGCACCAATACTTCGCCACTTTGCCGGGCATGCACGAGCGCACCGTGAGCATCGGCAGCCTGTCCAAATCCCACGCCATGACCGGCTGGCGTACCGGCTGGGTGGTCGCTGCCCCCGAGTTGGTGGCGCACATCGAGAACCTGGCGCTGAACGTGCTGTATGGGCTTCCTGGCTTCGTGCAGGAGGCGGCGTTGACCGCCGTGCGCGCCTACGACCAGGTGACTGGGGAAATGCGCGAGCTCTATCGGCGTCGTCGCGACCTGGTGGTCGATGCGTTGCAGCAATGCGCGCCGCTCAAGGTGCTGAAGCCCGAAGCGGGCATGTTCGTCCTGCTCGATGTTCGCGGCAGTGGCCTCAGTTCCCTGGACTTTGCCTGGAGACTGTTCCGCGAAACCGGCGTCTCGGTTCTGGACGCTGCGGCCTTCGGTCCATCCGCCGCCGGCTTCGTGCGACTGTCCTATAGCCTGGGTGAAGCCCAGCTAGCCGATGCGTGCGCACGCATCCGCCGCTTTGCCTCCACCCTGGGGACTGGTTCGATCATCGAGGTGCGCTCGGCCGCTTCTGTCGATATCCAGTCTGCGAAAGTGGAGCGGCCAAAAATGGTGGAGGTGGATTCGATCCACAAGCGCTTTGGCCAGTTCGAGGTGCTCAAGGGCGTTTCGCTGACCGCCCGGGAGGGCGGCGTGGTGTCCCTGATTGGCGCCAGCGGCTCGGGCAAGAGCACCTTGCTGCGCTGCATCAACATGCTGGAAATTCCCAACCAGGGGACTGTTACGGTAGATGGCGAGAGTATTCGTCTCACTACCAGTCGAATCGGCGAACCGATGGTGGCAGACCAGAAGCAACTGACCCGGATTCGCTCCCGCCTCGGCATGGTGTTCCAGAGCTTCAACCTCTGGCCCCACCGCACTGTGCTGGAGAACCTGATCGAAGCGCCTATCCAGGTGCTGCGGGAAAGCCGCGCCGAAGCCATCGAGCGGGCCGAGGCACTGCTGGAGCGGGTGGGGCTCGCCGCCAAGCGCCACGAGTATCCATCTTTCCTGTCCGGTGGCCAGCAGCAGCGTGTGGCGATTGCCCGTGCGCTGGCGGTTGAACCCAAGGTCATGCTGTTCGACGAGCCCACTTCGGCGCTGGACCCGGAACTGGTGGGTGAAGTGCTGCGGGTGATCCGTTCTCTGGCGGAAGAGGGTCGCACCATGATCCTGGTGACCCACGAAATGGCCTTCGCTCGTGACGTTTCCAGCCACGTCGCCTTCCTCCACCAGGGGCGTATCGAAGAGGAAGGGTCTCCGCAGGAGGTTTTCCTGAGACCGCGCAGCGAGCGCTGCCGACAGTTCGTCACAGCCCACCAGAATCGCTGA